From a single Fulvivirga ulvae genomic region:
- a CDS encoding DUF6787 family protein, translating to MKKPGWLDKLEKRWKVTTVQAIVILIVFACTGFTVLFLKEPILSLIADEEDRNWVFTVCYYLLILPVYNIILLIYGFLFGQFNFFWEFEKRMFQRIFRR from the coding sequence ATGAAGAAACCCGGCTGGTTAGATAAGTTAGAAAAACGATGGAAGGTAACGACAGTCCAGGCGATTGTTATTTTGATTGTTTTTGCCTGCACGGGCTTTACGGTTTTGTTTTTAAAAGAGCCTATCTTGTCCCTGATTGCTGACGAGGAAGACCGGAACTGGGTGTTTACCGTATGTTACTACCTGCTGATCCTGCCCGTTTACAATATTATTTTATTGATTTACGGTTTTCTTTTCGGGCAGTTCAATTTTTTCTGGGAGTTTGAAAAGCGTATGTTCCAAAGAATATTTAGGAGGTAA